Proteins from one Streptosporangium becharense genomic window:
- a CDS encoding shikimate kinase encodes MAPRVVLIGPPGSGKSTVGQLLAGRLGVPFRDTDADVERAAGKSVSDIFIEDGEETFRALEAEAVRLALAEHEGVLSLGGGAILAEATRELLAGHRVVYLEVGLSQAVQRVGLASARPLLVLNPRSQLKKLMDARRPLYEGLAGQVVATDDRKPEEVVDEIMGGLLP; translated from the coding sequence GTGGCCCCCCGAGTGGTGTTGATCGGCCCTCCGGGGTCGGGCAAGTCGACCGTCGGCCAGCTCCTGGCCGGCCGTCTCGGCGTCCCCTTCCGCGACACCGACGCCGACGTGGAGCGTGCCGCGGGCAAGTCCGTGAGCGACATCTTCATCGAGGACGGCGAGGAGACCTTCCGCGCGCTGGAGGCCGAGGCCGTCCGGCTGGCGCTGGCCGAGCACGAGGGCGTGCTGTCCCTCGGCGGCGGCGCGATCCTCGCCGAGGCCACCCGGGAGCTGCTGGCCGGGCACCGGGTGGTCTACCTGGAGGTGGGCCTGTCCCAGGCGGTCCAGCGGGTGGGCCTGGCCTCGGCCCGGCCGCTGCTCGTGCTGAACCCGCGCAGTCAGCTCAAGAAGCTGATGGACGCCCGCCGTCCCCTCTACGAGGGCCTGGCCGGACAGGTCGTCGCCACCGACGACCGCAAGCCCGAAGAGGTCGTCGACGAGATCATGGGAGGTCTGCTGCCGTGA
- the aroB gene encoding 3-dehydroquinate synthase produces MTVSRIKVGGESPYDVVIGTGVLGELPGLLGAGVRTVAVVHPESLPEIARPVCGAIEAAGYEVVPLPVPDAERAKTVEVLAGLWSALGRAGVTRSDAVVGVGGGATTDLAGFAAATWLRGVKVVQVPTTLLGMVDAAVGGKTGINTPEGKNLVGSFHPPAGVLCDLATLVSVPREDYVGGLAEVIKGGFIADPRILALIEDDPEGATRPEGRHTRELIERKVQIKADVVGADLREGGLREILNYGHTLAHAIERVEEYRMRHGEAVAIGMVYAAELSRLAGRIGPDLVARTRSILTSVGLPTSYRREVWPQLRNHMRLDKKSRGAKLRFVLLDDLARVSPLVDPPEELLAAAYQEIAR; encoded by the coding sequence GTGACCGTCTCCAGGATCAAGGTCGGCGGCGAGAGCCCGTACGACGTGGTGATCGGCACCGGCGTGCTCGGTGAGCTGCCCGGCCTGCTCGGCGCCGGGGTCCGCACCGTCGCGGTGGTCCACCCGGAGAGCCTGCCGGAGATCGCCCGCCCGGTCTGCGGCGCGATCGAGGCGGCCGGGTACGAGGTCGTGCCGCTGCCGGTGCCCGACGCCGAGCGGGCCAAGACGGTGGAGGTGCTCGCCGGTCTCTGGTCGGCGCTCGGCCGCGCCGGGGTCACCCGTTCCGACGCCGTGGTGGGCGTCGGCGGCGGGGCCACCACCGACCTGGCCGGGTTCGCCGCCGCCACCTGGCTGCGCGGCGTCAAGGTCGTGCAGGTGCCGACCACCCTGCTCGGCATGGTCGACGCCGCGGTGGGCGGCAAGACCGGCATCAACACCCCCGAGGGCAAGAACCTCGTCGGTTCCTTCCACCCCCCGGCGGGGGTGCTGTGCGACCTGGCCACGCTGGTCTCGGTGCCGCGCGAAGACTACGTCGGCGGTCTCGCCGAGGTCATCAAGGGTGGTTTCATCGCCGACCCGCGGATCCTCGCGCTCATCGAGGACGACCCGGAGGGTGCCACCCGGCCCGAGGGCCGGCACACCCGCGAGCTGATCGAGCGGAAGGTCCAGATCAAGGCCGACGTCGTCGGCGCCGACCTGCGCGAGGGCGGCCTGCGGGAGATCCTCAACTACGGCCACACCCTGGCCCACGCCATCGAGCGCGTGGAGGAGTATCGGATGCGCCACGGCGAGGCCGTCGCCATCGGCATGGTCTACGCGGCGGAGCTGTCCCGTCTGGCCGGCCGGATCGGCCCCGACCTCGTGGCGCGGACCCGGTCCATCCTGACCTCGGTCGGGCTGCCGACCTCCTACCGGCGTGAGGTCTGGCCGCAGCTCCGCAACCACATGCGCCTGGACAAGAAGAGCCGTGGCGCCAAGCTCCGCTTCGTCCTGCTGGACGACCTGGCGAGGGTCTCCCCGCTGGTCGACCCGCCGGAGGAGCTCCTGGCGGCGGCCTACCAGGAGATCGCCCGTTGA
- a CDS encoding ATP-dependent DNA helicase, whose translation MPTDSIASSHDVSPTVDIPPVEDLLSTAVQAVGGVERPGQITMARAVQRAIDSGEHLAVQAGTGTGKSLAYLIPSIRHAMTAGSAVVVSTATIALQRQLVDRDLPRLAGALAPKLPHEPTFAILKGRRNYLCRYKASAGWPDEEQDQLFDPRETSATGRMVQRIQEWADETETGDRDELVPGVNEQAWRQFSVSSRECLGATRCPNGTECFAELARARAGESDVVVTNHALLAIDAMEDLPLLPEHEVVVVDEAHELVDRVTSVVSGELSETMVSLAVRRVGKLIEQHLADRLLEAGEDLKALLAAAPAGRLDDLPQVLGLTLTLIRDSAWACVTALGPRNADKDDPEAAGLRKAAFTALDEVHDTAQRMLDAFGHASEIDRAEVVWLEAGTDRRPAVLRVAPLTVAGMLRDKLFGDRTVILTSATLALGGAFDGLARQWGLGAAGTNGTDDANVTDTPGETGDGEGRAGKPKKQGARSRTGWTGLDVGSPFDHPRSGILYIAKHLPQPGRDGLPEAYLEEITELIEAAGGRTLGLFSSMRAARAATDALRDRLSVPLLCQGDDSTMLLVKQFAEDEPTCLFGTLSLWQGVDVPGPSLRLVIIDRIPFPRPDDPLSSARQRHVTAKGGNGFMAVAATHAALLLAQGAGRLLRSQHDKGVVAVLDPRLATARYAGFLRDSLPPFWPTHDPAKVRSALRRLGDG comes from the coding sequence GTGCCGACCGACTCCATCGCCTCATCCCATGACGTCTCCCCCACGGTGGACATCCCACCGGTGGAGGACCTGCTGAGCACCGCCGTCCAGGCGGTGGGCGGGGTCGAGCGCCCCGGGCAGATCACCATGGCGCGAGCCGTGCAACGGGCGATCGACTCGGGCGAGCACCTGGCCGTGCAGGCAGGCACCGGCACCGGCAAGTCGCTGGCCTACCTGATCCCGTCGATCCGGCACGCGATGACCGCCGGGAGCGCCGTGGTCGTCTCCACCGCCACGATCGCGCTCCAGCGCCAGCTCGTCGACCGCGACCTGCCCCGCCTGGCCGGGGCCCTGGCCCCCAAGCTGCCGCACGAGCCCACGTTCGCGATCCTCAAGGGCCGCCGCAACTACCTGTGCCGCTACAAGGCGAGCGCCGGCTGGCCCGACGAGGAGCAGGACCAGCTCTTCGACCCCCGCGAGACCAGCGCGACCGGGCGGATGGTCCAGCGCATCCAGGAGTGGGCCGACGAGACCGAGACGGGCGACCGCGACGAGCTCGTCCCCGGCGTCAACGAGCAGGCGTGGCGGCAGTTCTCGGTGAGCTCCCGGGAGTGCCTGGGAGCCACCCGCTGCCCCAACGGCACCGAGTGCTTCGCCGAGCTGGCCCGCGCCCGCGCCGGCGAGTCGGACGTGGTGGTGACCAACCACGCGCTGCTCGCGATCGACGCGATGGAGGACCTGCCGCTGCTGCCCGAGCACGAGGTGGTGGTCGTCGACGAGGCCCACGAACTGGTCGACCGGGTCACCTCGGTGGTCAGCGGCGAACTGTCGGAGACCATGGTGTCGCTGGCCGTGCGCCGGGTCGGCAAGCTGATCGAACAACACCTCGCCGACCGGCTCCTGGAGGCCGGGGAGGACCTGAAGGCGCTGCTCGCCGCCGCCCCCGCCGGCCGCCTGGACGACCTGCCCCAGGTGCTCGGGCTGACCCTGACGCTGATCCGCGACTCGGCGTGGGCGTGCGTCACCGCCCTCGGCCCGCGCAACGCCGACAAGGACGACCCGGAGGCGGCGGGGCTGCGCAAGGCCGCCTTCACCGCGCTGGACGAGGTCCACGACACCGCGCAGCGCATGCTCGACGCCTTCGGCCACGCCTCGGAGATCGACCGGGCCGAGGTGGTCTGGCTGGAGGCCGGAACCGACCGACGTCCTGCGGTGCTGCGGGTGGCGCCGCTGACCGTGGCAGGCATGCTCCGCGACAAGCTCTTCGGCGACCGCACGGTCATCCTGACCTCGGCCACGCTCGCCCTGGGCGGCGCCTTCGACGGCCTGGCCCGCCAGTGGGGGCTGGGAGCCGCGGGCACGAACGGCACGGACGACGCGAACGTCACGGACACCCCGGGAGAGACCGGAGACGGCGAGGGCCGCGCCGGGAAACCGAAGAAACAGGGTGCCAGGAGCCGGACCGGCTGGACCGGCCTCGACGTCGGCTCCCCCTTCGACCACCCCCGCAGCGGCATCCTCTACATCGCCAAGCACCTGCCGCAGCCTGGCCGCGACGGCCTGCCCGAGGCGTACCTGGAGGAGATCACCGAGCTGATCGAGGCCGCCGGCGGACGCACCCTCGGCCTGTTCTCCTCAATGCGGGCGGCCAGGGCCGCCACCGACGCCCTGCGCGACCGGCTGAGCGTGCCGCTGCTCTGCCAGGGCGACGACTCCACGATGCTGCTGGTCAAGCAGTTCGCCGAGGACGAGCCGACGTGCCTGTTCGGCACCCTGTCGCTGTGGCAGGGCGTCGACGTGCCCGGCCCCTCGCTGCGGCTGGTCATCATCGACCGCATCCCCTTCCCCCGCCCCGACGACCCGCTCAGCTCCGCCCGCCAGCGCCATGTCACCGCCAAGGGCGGCAACGGCTTCATGGCGGTCGCCGCCACCCACGCCGCGCTGCTCCTGGCCCAGGGGGCGGGCCGGTTGCTGCGCAGCCAGCACGACAAGGGCGTGGTGGCGGTGCTCGACCCCAGGCTGGCGACCGCCCGCTACGCGGGGTTCCTGCGCGACTCGCTGCCGCCCTTCTGGCCCACCCACGACCCGGCCAAGGTCCGCAGTGCCCTGCGGCGGCTCGGCGACGGGTAG
- the aroQ gene encoding type II 3-dehydroquinate dehydratase, translating to MKSVYVLNGPNLSRLGTREPDVYGAESFADLSALCRDAGRELGLSVDVRQTDDEAEMLGWLHEAADGRIPVVLNPAAFTHYSYALRDAVAQRTAPLVEVHISNPAAREEFRHTSVVASVATGTIAGFGLRSYVLALRAIADSLAE from the coding sequence ATGAAATCCGTCTACGTGCTCAACGGCCCGAACCTGTCACGGCTGGGCACCCGCGAACCGGACGTCTACGGCGCGGAGAGCTTCGCCGACCTGAGCGCGCTCTGCCGGGACGCCGGCCGGGAGCTCGGTCTCTCGGTCGACGTCCGGCAGACCGACGACGAGGCCGAGATGCTGGGCTGGCTGCACGAGGCGGCCGACGGCAGGATCCCGGTGGTGCTGAACCCCGCGGCGTTCACCCACTACTCCTACGCGCTGCGGGACGCCGTCGCCCAGCGCACCGCGCCTCTCGTCGAGGTGCACATCTCCAACCCGGCCGCCCGGGAGGAGTTCCGGCACACCTCGGTGGTCGCCTCCGTGGCGACCGGTACGATCGCCGGCTTCGGCCTGCGGTCGTACGTGCTGGCGCTGCGGGCCATCGCCGACAGCCTCGCCGAGTGA